GCACCGGATGTTCTTTGATTTTAGTAAACTCAGCATCGTCCAGCGGTCCGTTCTTGAGCAGGATATCATCGCGGATACCGATTTTTCCCAGATCATGAAGTCTGGCCGCAAAGGCTATCCTTTCGCAATCAAAATCATTTAAGCTTAATTTTTCCGCAATCTTGACGGACAGTTTTGATACTGTATCCGAGTGGCCTCTGGTGTAGGAGTCGCGTGCCTCCAGGGCCTGAATCAGGCTGGTGATACTGCCCATGAGCAGGGTGCGTTCCTTTTTGAAAAGCTCACGCTGCTGCAAAATCATCTGGAAATGGTCGCTGAGCAGTTTTTCAGCGGTGATTACAAGCTGGTCGATGTTGAAAGGTTTGACCAGAAAGGCTGCCGCCCCTTTGTGCAGCAGTTCGCGCATGGTCCGGCGATCCGCTCCGGAGCTCATTATCACGAATGGAATGTGTGACAGTCCGGGGTGGTTCTGTACTTTTTCACACAGCTTGATGCCGTCCATTATCGGCATGTTGATGTCGGAAAGAATCAGGTGCGGGGCTATTTCGCTGGCTATTTCAAAGGCTTCATGGCCGTTTCGGGCGGTAATGACCTTGAAACCGGCTGAGGTCAGTCCTGATTCTACAACATTGAGGATGTATTTTGAGTCATCCACAACCAGCACTAGTTTGTCGCGGAGCAGTTTAGCGCGGTCTAAAATTTCTTTGATATACGGGAGCAGGTCCTTCCGGGCTTTGTTTTTGGTTATGTATGCCGCAGCACCTACCTCAAAACCCTTTTCTATCTGCTCGTGCTTTTCATTGCTGGAAAGAATGATGACCGGGGTGGATTGGGTGTCCGGGTTGCGTTTTATTTCCGTGCAGAGCTGGTAACCGTCTATGCCCGGCATGGTTATATCGGTGATGACCAGATCGTAATGCTGTTCGCGGGTGAAATTGAGCCCTTGGAGGCCGTTGACGGCTTCTGTGACATCAATGGAATGCTTTTTCAGTTCCGAACTGATCACAGTACGGATCGTTTTGCTGTCATCGACAACCAAAACTTGGGGGTTAAGCATTCAGGCTCCATTAATTTATTTGTTTTTTCCAGAAATACAGCACGTTAAGCGCGTGTGATTATTTGCTACAGAATAGACATAATTAGCTTGGAGATAAAAGTAAAGGCCGGAAACTTAGTGTTTCCGGCCCGGAATGATTGATCAGGCAATCTATTTACTTGCTTTTATAAGGAATCATTTCAATCCAGAGAACTGCACCGAGTTCAACATCTTTTCCTTTGATTTTATAATCAGCATCATTCAGTGCTGCAAATCCCCACCATCCGGCTTTGGGACAGGTAAATGTGAAGACGCCGTTCTCGTCGCAGAGTACTTCCTGAGTCACCATGCATTCGTAGGGTGCTTCCAGCTTGCCGTCTTTGTTGTAGAGTTCCACTTCAACACGGGTGAAAGGTGCGGGCTTGCCGTCCAGCAGAACAATTCCCTGAAAAACATTGCCGGCATAGTTGCCCCAGGGGCGGGTCAGGGGGACGATTTCAGTTTTCACGCCAAGTGGAGCATTCCACTCTTCACCTTCATTAAAAGCGGAAACAACGGTCTTGGTGTAATGAATAATGTAGTTGTCTTCTGCAGGCTCAGGGTAGGCGACAGGTTCCATGTAAAAAGTGTACATGCCCGGACGCTTGAATTTGTATTCTGTTTTAAAGGAATCGTGATCCATAACCTTGCATTCTTTCAAAGAGGGCAGGAGGTTGCTTTCTTTGCCATCGTGAAAAACACTGAATTTTTTCGGCTTGACCAGATTCATGCCGTGTCCTTCAAAAGGGTGCGAGAATGAAAGCTTGATTTCAGCACTTTTATTGTCCGGTGTGATGATTGATTTCTCAGGAATCAGCATACCGAAATGGGCATAAGCAGAGCCGCAAAAGGCTGTAAACAGCATCAGTGTAAGGGCGAGAACGATTGATTTGCGCATGAAGTCACTCCGTATAAAAGTTTATTAAAAAACTACTTTTTCCGTGAAAGGAAAAATGCAGCCACTCCGAAAAGACCGAGGATATATCCTATCCCCGAAAATATTTCATTTACGCCGGGACCTTTTTCCTGCTGGCTGATTATCAGCCGTTTCAAGGTTTCAACCTTGTCTGTCAGCGTCTTTACTTGTGCTGTGAGTTCAGCCAGATCGGCAGAAGAAGCCTTGTCTGCGGGGGATGTTTGAACGGTGGAGGAGGCGTGGACGGTTTTTGCAGCAGTAT
The Desulfovibrio sp. JC010 genome window above contains:
- a CDS encoding response regulator, giving the protein MLNPQVLVVDDSKTIRTVISSELKKHSIDVTEAVNGLQGLNFTREQHYDLVITDITMPGIDGYQLCTEIKRNPDTQSTPVIILSSNEKHEQIEKGFEVGAAAYITKNKARKDLLPYIKEILDRAKLLRDKLVLVVDDSKYILNVVESGLTSAGFKVITARNGHEAFEIASEIAPHLILSDINMPIMDGIKLCEKVQNHPGLSHIPFVIMSSGADRRTMRELLHKGAAAFLVKPFNIDQLVITAEKLLSDHFQMILQQRELFKKERTLLMGSITSLIQALEARDSYTRGHSDTVSKLSVKIAEKLSLNDFDCERIAFAARLHDLGKIGIRDDILLKNGPLDDAEFTKIKEHPVLGADILEPIPSMEDIIPAVLHHHERMNGKGYPHGLIGNEIPLWARIISTADVYDALTTDRPYKKAFTHQKTMEFIKNICPDELCPECVRAFQAVMLDMYTPIN
- a CDS encoding DUF4198 domain-containing protein, coding for MRKSIVLALTLMLFTAFCGSAYAHFGMLIPEKSIITPDNKSAEIKLSFSHPFEGHGMNLVKPKKFSVFHDGKESNLLPSLKECKVMDHDSFKTEYKFKRPGMYTFYMEPVAYPEPAEDNYIIHYTKTVVSAFNEGEEWNAPLGVKTEIVPLTRPWGNYAGNVFQGIVLLDGKPAPFTRVEVELYNKDGKLEAPYECMVTQEVLCDENGVFTFTCPKAGWWGFAALNDADYKIKGKDVELGAVLWIEMIPYKSK